In a single window of the Bacillus mycoides genome:
- the aroC gene encoding chorismate synthase: MRYITAGESHGPQLTTILEGVPAGVSLVVNDINEELARRQKGYGRGRRMQIEKDQVQIVSGVRHGKTMGSPIALVVENRDFTHWTKVMGAEPLTEQEEKEMKRQVTKPRPGHADLNGAIKYGHRDMRNVLERSSARETTVRVAAGAVAKKILAELGIQVAGHVIEIGGVQAANIKYNSIVELQSTTEASPVRCLDEEAGKKMMQAIDDAKANGDSIGGIVEVVVEGMPIGVGSYVHYDRKLDAKLAAAIMSINAFKGVEIGIGFEAAHRPGSEVHDEILWDEVQGYRRQTNNAGGLEGGMTTGMPVVVRGVMKPIPTLYKPLQSVDIDTKEPFTASIERSDSCAVPAASVVAEAVVAWELATALIEQFGLDRIDLIRENIEKHNEYARGF; this comes from the coding sequence ATGCGATATATTACAGCTGGTGAATCCCACGGTCCGCAACTTACGACAATTTTAGAAGGTGTTCCGGCAGGGGTATCTTTAGTAGTGAATGATATAAATGAAGAATTAGCTAGAAGACAAAAAGGATATGGACGCGGTAGACGCATGCAAATTGAGAAAGACCAAGTGCAAATTGTAAGTGGTGTTAGGCATGGGAAGACGATGGGGTCACCGATTGCACTTGTTGTTGAAAATCGTGATTTTACACATTGGACAAAGGTTATGGGTGCAGAGCCGTTAACTGAGCAGGAAGAGAAAGAAATGAAAAGGCAAGTTACGAAACCTAGACCTGGACACGCAGATTTAAATGGTGCGATTAAATATGGTCATAGAGATATGAGGAATGTATTAGAGCGTTCTTCAGCACGTGAAACGACAGTTCGTGTTGCAGCTGGTGCAGTTGCAAAAAAAATATTAGCGGAATTAGGTATACAAGTAGCGGGACATGTTATCGAGATTGGTGGTGTACAGGCAGCGAATATTAAATATAACTCTATTGTGGAATTACAAAGTACTACAGAAGCATCTCCTGTACGTTGTTTAGATGAAGAGGCCGGTAAAAAGATGATGCAAGCAATTGATGATGCGAAGGCAAATGGTGATTCTATCGGTGGTATTGTTGAAGTAGTTGTAGAAGGAATGCCAATTGGAGTAGGTAGCTATGTACATTATGATAGAAAATTAGATGCAAAATTAGCAGCGGCAATTATGAGTATTAACGCTTTTAAAGGTGTTGAAATTGGAATTGGTTTTGAAGCAGCACATAGACCTGGAAGTGAAGTGCATGATGAAATCCTTTGGGATGAAGTGCAAGGGTACAGAAGACAAACGAACAATGCAGGTGGATTAGAAGGTGGCATGACAACTGGTATGCCGGTTGTTGTGCGCGGTGTTATGAAACCGATACCGACATTATATAAACCGCTTCAAAGTGTTGATATTGATACGAAAGAACCTTTTACAGCGAGTATTGAACGTTCAGATAGTTGTGCAGTGCCAGCAGCTAGCGTTGTGGCTGAAGCTGTTGTGGCTTGGGAGCTCGCAACAGCTTTAATTGAACAATTTGGATTAGATCGTATCGATCTTATACGTGAAAATATTGAGAAACATAATGAATATGCGAGGGGATTTTAA
- the ndk gene encoding nucleoside-diphosphate kinase: protein MEKTFLMVKPDGVQRAFIGEIVARFEKKGFQLVGAKLMQVTPEIAEQHYGEHKERPFFGELVDFITSGPVFAMVWQGEGVVDTARNMMGKTRPHEAAPGTIRGDFGVTVAKNIIHGSDSLESAEREIAIFFKEEELVDYSKLMNQWIY, encoded by the coding sequence ATGGAAAAAACATTTCTAATGGTAAAACCAGACGGTGTACAACGTGCCTTCATTGGGGAAATTGTAGCTCGTTTTGAGAAAAAGGGCTTTCAATTAGTTGGTGCAAAATTAATGCAAGTTACTCCGGAAATTGCTGAACAACACTACGGTGAGCATAAAGAAAGACCTTTCTTTGGTGAATTAGTAGACTTTATTACATCTGGTCCTGTATTCGCAATGGTATGGCAAGGTGAAGGTGTAGTAGATACAGCACGCAATATGATGGGTAAAACACGACCACATGAAGCTGCTCCTGGAACAATTCGTGGAGATTTCGGTGTAACTGTTGCGAAAAACATTATCCACGGTTCGGATTCTTTAGAAAGTGCAGAACGCGAGATTGCTATTTTCTTTAAGGAAGAAGAATTAGTAGACTACTCAAAATTAATGAATCAATGGATTTACTAA
- the hepT gene encoding heptaprenyl diphosphate synthase component II: MKLQLMYSFLRSDINVIEKELKKTVASEQPLVEEAALQLIEAGGKRIRPVFVLLAGKFGDYKLDAIKHVAVALELIHMASLVHDDVIDAAFLRRGSATVNAKWGDRIAMYTGDYLFAKSLECITNIEIPDAHQALSHTILEVCKGEIEQIKDKYNYDQNLRTYLRRIKRKTALLIAASCQLGAIAAGANRDTVNRLFWYGYFVGMSYQIIDDILDFVSTEEKLGKPAGGDLLQGNITLPVLYAMEDPVLRQKITSVHENTTASEMKEIIDDIKASEAIDKAFSFSERYLHKALEIIKPLPRGQAKYALQNVAKYIGKRKF; this comes from the coding sequence ATGAAGTTACAACTTATGTACTCTTTTTTACGATCGGATATTAATGTTATAGAAAAAGAATTGAAGAAGACAGTTGCTTCTGAGCAGCCGTTAGTAGAAGAAGCGGCATTACAGCTTATTGAAGCAGGTGGGAAGCGGATTCGCCCTGTTTTTGTTTTGCTTGCAGGGAAATTTGGGGATTATAAGTTAGATGCAATTAAGCATGTTGCGGTTGCATTAGAACTAATTCATATGGCTTCGCTTGTTCACGATGATGTCATTGATGCTGCGTTTTTACGACGCGGTAGCGCAACAGTGAATGCGAAATGGGGAGATCGTATTGCAATGTATACAGGAGACTACTTGTTTGCGAAGTCTCTTGAATGTATAACAAATATAGAAATTCCAGATGCACATCAAGCGTTGTCTCATACAATTTTAGAAGTTTGTAAAGGTGAAATCGAACAAATTAAAGATAAGTATAACTATGATCAAAATTTAAGAACGTATTTAAGAAGGATAAAACGAAAAACAGCATTGTTAATCGCCGCAAGTTGTCAGTTGGGAGCGATTGCTGCTGGTGCTAATCGTGATACTGTAAATCGTCTATTTTGGTACGGATATTTTGTTGGTATGTCTTATCAAATTATTGATGATATTTTAGATTTCGTATCGACAGAAGAGAAGCTTGGAAAGCCTGCTGGTGGTGATTTATTACAAGGTAACATTACATTACCTGTTTTGTATGCCATGGAAGATCCAGTTCTTCGTCAAAAAATTACATCTGTGCATGAAAATACAACAGCAAGTGAAATGAAAGAAATTATTGATGATATTAAAGCGAGCGAAGCTATTGATAAAGCATTTTCGTTTAGTGAACGTTATTTACATAAAGCATTAGAAATAATAAAACCACTCCCTCGTGGACAGGCGAAGTATGCGTTGCAAAATGTCGCAAAGTATATTGGAAAACGAAAATTTTAG
- the menG gene encoding 2-heptaprenyl-1,4-naphthoquinone methyltransferase: MQQSKEERVHDVFEKISDKYDVMNSVISFQRHKAWRKETMRIMDVKPGSKALDVCCGTADWTIALAGAVGEDGKVYGLDFSENMLAVGKQKVEALELKQVELMHGNAMELPYEDNTFDYVTIGFGLRNVPDYMQVLKEMTRVVKPGGKVICLETSQPTMIGFRQGYVLYFKYIMPLFGKMFAKSYKEYSWLQESASTFPGMKELARMFEEAGLKNVQVKPFTFGVAAMHLGIKPESK; encoded by the coding sequence ATGCAACAATCAAAAGAAGAAAGAGTACATGACGTATTTGAGAAAATTTCTGATAAATACGATGTGATGAATTCTGTAATTAGTTTTCAAAGGCATAAGGCATGGCGCAAAGAAACGATGCGAATTATGGATGTGAAACCCGGGAGTAAGGCACTTGACGTATGCTGCGGGACGGCAGATTGGACAATTGCACTAGCGGGAGCTGTAGGTGAAGATGGGAAGGTTTACGGTTTAGACTTTAGCGAAAATATGCTAGCTGTCGGTAAACAAAAGGTAGAAGCTTTAGAATTAAAGCAAGTAGAACTTATGCATGGAAATGCAATGGAACTTCCTTATGAAGATAATACGTTTGATTATGTAACGATTGGTTTTGGGTTACGTAACGTTCCGGATTACATGCAAGTATTAAAAGAAATGACGCGTGTAGTAAAGCCTGGTGGAAAAGTAATTTGCCTGGAAACATCTCAACCAACGATGATAGGTTTTCGTCAAGGATATGTCTTATACTTTAAATATATCATGCCGTTATTTGGAAAGATGTTTGCGAAAAGTTATAAAGAATATTCATGGCTTCAGGAATCTGCTAGTACATTCCCAGGGATGAAAGAGTTAGCACGTATGTTTGAAGAAGCTGGGCTTAAGAATGTGCAAGTGAAACCATTTACTTTTGGTGTAGCAGCTATGCATTTAGGTATTAAACCAGAATCAAAATAG
- a CDS encoding heptaprenyl diphosphate synthase component 1 codes for MCDIYGGYAGIKEKLMEKLRHPYFINYIEEPFIDEEKIALLYGALKSANIHKEQIDHYVVTIMLVQIALDTHEKVSNKANEETSGFHKRRQLTVLAGDYYSGLYYYLLSMNCDIILIRALAEGIKEINEHKIMLYQKAHVTIQDIMESVVIIESALLQKTCDHFQLSNWKPYITYVLGKNRLQKECQLYADKQNSPVFQAVQKISLDDDKNLETVINEWLMEMRKQEENFLENHTEVNEIISMLRDKSRT; via the coding sequence GTGTGTGACATCTACGGAGGGTATGCGGGTATTAAAGAGAAATTGATGGAGAAATTACGCCATCCTTATTTTATAAACTATATTGAAGAACCATTTATTGATGAAGAAAAAATAGCGCTGTTATACGGTGCATTAAAAAGTGCAAATATACATAAAGAACAAATTGATCATTATGTCGTAACGATTATGCTTGTACAAATTGCTCTTGATACACATGAAAAAGTATCAAATAAAGCAAACGAAGAGACGAGTGGATTCCATAAGCGTCGTCAATTGACAGTTCTTGCAGGGGATTATTATAGTGGTCTATACTATTACTTATTGTCAATGAATTGTGATATTATCTTAATTCGTGCACTTGCTGAAGGAATTAAGGAGATTAATGAACATAAAATTATGCTGTATCAAAAAGCACATGTGACGATTCAAGACATAATGGAAAGTGTAGTAATAATTGAATCTGCGCTTTTGCAAAAAACATGTGATCATTTTCAGTTATCTAATTGGAAACCATATATAACTTATGTGTTAGGAAAAAATCGTCTTCAAAAAGAGTGTCAATTGTATGCTGATAAACAAAATTCACCTGTTTTTCAAGCAGTCCAAAAAATCTCATTGGATGATGATAAAAATTTGGAAACAGTTATTAATGAATGGCTTATGGAAATGAGAAAGCAAGAAGAAAATTTTTTAGAGAATCATACAGAAGTTAATGAGATAATTTCTATGTTAAGAGATAAATCAAGGACATAA
- the folE gene encoding GTP cyclohydrolase I FolE, with protein MAKVNLEQIEHAVRLILEAIGDDPNREGVLDTPKRVAKMYAEVFSGMHEDPKEHLHKVFGEDHEELVLVKDIPFYSMCEHHLVPFYGVAHVAYIPQGGKVTGLSKLARTVDTIARRPQLQERITSTVANSIMEVLEPHGVMVVVEAEHMCMTMRGVKKPGAKTVTTAVRGVLENDAAARSEILSFIKTN; from the coding sequence ATGGCAAAAGTTAATTTAGAACAAATTGAACATGCAGTACGTCTTATTTTAGAGGCAATCGGAGATGACCCAAATCGCGAGGGAGTACTTGATACACCGAAACGTGTTGCGAAAATGTACGCAGAAGTATTCTCAGGAATGCATGAGGATCCGAAAGAGCATTTACACAAAGTATTCGGAGAAGACCACGAAGAGCTTGTGCTAGTAAAAGATATACCATTCTATTCGATGTGTGAGCATCATCTTGTTCCGTTTTATGGAGTTGCTCACGTTGCATATATTCCGCAAGGTGGAAAAGTAACGGGACTAAGTAAATTAGCTCGTACTGTAGACACAATTGCGCGTCGTCCGCAACTACAAGAACGTATTACATCAACAGTAGCTAACTCTATTATGGAAGTACTAGAGCCGCATGGTGTAATGGTAGTAGTAGAAGCAGAGCATATGTGTATGACGATGCGTGGTGTGAAAAAGCCTGGTGCGAAAACAGTAACGACTGCAGTGCGCGGCGTGTTAGAAAATGATGCAGCAGCACGTAGTGAAATTTTATCGTTTATTAAGACGAATTAA
- a CDS encoding HU family DNA-binding protein, producing MNKTDLINAVAEASSLSKKDATKAVDAVFDSILEALKQGDKVQLIGFGNFEVRERAARKGRNPQTGEEIEIAASKVPAFKPGKALKDAVK from the coding sequence ATGAACAAGACAGATTTAATCAATGCTGTTGCAGAAGCAAGTTCCCTTTCTAAAAAGGACGCAACAAAAGCAGTGGACGCTGTTTTTGATTCTATCTTAGAAGCTTTAAAACAAGGTGATAAAGTACAACTAATCGGATTCGGTAACTTCGAAGTTCGTGAGCGTGCGGCTCGTAAAGGTCGTAACCCACAAACAGGTGAGGAGATTGAAATCGCTGCAAGTAAAGTACCTGCATTCAAACCTGGTAAAGCGTTAAAAGATGCGGTTAAATAA